The genomic DNA ACCTGTTGCCAAAAGTCGTCCAGCATTCGAAACGCATCTCTTCAGGCACTTCAAAGTCCACAAAGCAACCTGTCAGATCAGGGCATGCTATCTCAGGAAGGAGTTGCGCCAAACCCGATAGGGCGGTTACCATCTTCTCAGCCAAGGCGGGCCTTTGAAGCAGGGCATTTGCCAAGAGATAAGAAACTGGCCAATCACACAACACCGTTTCCCCGTGTAATCACGGGTTTGCTTGCTTCAACCCATCTTGCTCGCTAAACCAGACCTCAGAGTGGTTGCATCGGTTGGGTTTTCATCCAGAATAAAGCACATGAATGACTTGTCGCCACGGATCCTCGGCTCCCAGGCACTGCTTCTATTGAAAGGCTGCAGGTCTTGGTTCTGCCTCTttcttgtctgtctgtcAGACGGGCAGAATATCGAGAGAGAATCCGCCTGCGGGGCGCCACGAGGGAGCCAAAGAAAGGCGGACGCATGGTTGATCATAGCGCTTGGTTCCTGGTGGAGCTGATAAGGATAAGCAGAGAGATGGCTGATTTCTGTTTCTCTTTCTAGTCGTGTGAAAATTCTTTTGTAATCCATATCAACACGGTCAAGATACACCGCTTTACGGGATGAGTTCAAAGGCCAATAGTTTAGCCTCTTATCTCTGGAATGGTTTTCTTGCtaaacaacaaacaaatgAGGTAGAGACAGCGCATCGATCCATCCTCTATTCTCGATTTGTTCTAGAGGCCGGTACAAGTGATGTCGGAATGGCGGTTTCGGGCGTTTGTGGCGTCCAGTTTAGCCTCTGCCCTTACCCGTTGCCCGAGGAAGGCACATACATCACGGACTGCGCTCTCCGTTGGGCTGACTTGGGTGAGGCTCACGGTAGAATATGTGTCTGGTACCAGTCCATGCACACGAAAATTGGCCTACACGATCGAGCCACTCAGTCGATCGAGTTGGCGAGAAATGTCACCTCCACGGTCGAATATACAGGGAAACACGCAGAGCCAGCCAGTCACTGCATGCAACCCTGCATCGGATCCACGCCTTGCAGTGACATGAGTGACTGCAGGCGGGAACGAGAGGCACAACCTGGGGAAGCGACCAACGATCAACAGGGTCCCAAAGACTGCCTGGCGTCCAAAAGTGTGGAATCCAATATCAAAATGGAAATATGTAGACGCTCTCTTTCAGCTTCATACACCTTCCCAAGAGAGGCCAAAAACTCATCATGGTAAAGATCAGCTGCAAAACGACAGGCTCACACCGAGTTTCATCAGGTGAGGTTGACGCTGTGAAACCCAAAATGGTGGAGTGAGAAGACATCATTGGCCCGTGTGTCCCAGCCCCACTCGATTtggcaacctccttcttcccctccatcaaccttTCCGGCAAACCTGCCAGTGTCCGACCTCGCGATGCGGTAAACACCTTCACTTTCATGAGCCGAAAGAGACGAACCTAGCCCAACCACTTGGATTCATGCCATCATGATCGATAAGGTATACTAGTTTATTCTCGGTCTCTCCACCTTCGTCCCGACTCCTCCACTTGACAGATCCGGCCTGacggttgggggggggaaagacACGATGCCAAGGCCCTACCCAGCGGGAAGCGTGCTGCTTGCCCGGATCAACACGGGACTCGGGAGCGGCAGGGATGCAGAGGACAAGACAGACCCCCCACCAAACCGCTGAGAACGCCCAGCTCCTTATCAGTGAGACCCACCAATCCATTGAGCATGCAGCACCTTGGCGAGCAGAGCAGTCCTCCAGGAAGGGAATGGAGGCACTTCTGAGGGTGATAATGACGAGGATGGTCTTATCGCGGGACCTGCAAGGCTTCTTTGAGTCGGGAACCCCAGCTCGGCTCGgctgtgatggatgggtggtaCCTACGACTCGAGAGTCGCAGTGTATTTTATTACCCTAGCCATCCCGCATGATCCAGGACTGAATCTTTCCTCTTCACTCTGCAGCCTGCCTTTCAACAAAGACCAGGAGCACCGGTCCTGGCCTCAGAGGGACAGACTCTCTACTTCGACTCCTCGACAAGTCTTTCACCATGTCGTCCTACAAAGTTTCCGATTACGCCGGCCCAACGGAGATGGCCCACGAGGgcgtcaaccccctcctgGAAGACATCAATGCCCCCTATTCGGCCGGTGATTTCGCCTGGATCATGACCTGCACTGGTCTTGTGCTGCTCATGGTCCCCGGTGTTGGTTTTTTCTACAGTGGTCTTGCCCGCCGCAAGTCTGCTCTGGCTTTGATTTGGCTGTCTTTGATGTCCATCGCCGTTGTGGGATTCCAATGGTTCTTCTGGGGTTACTCCCTGACCTTCACCCACAACACCGACGCCAGCCCCTTCATTGGCGATCTTTCCAACTTTGGTCTTATGAAGGTCCTCGGTCAGCCCAGTGTTGGCAGCTCCAAGATCCCCGATGTCCTGTTCTGCCTCTACCAGGGCATGTTCGCCGCTATCACGTTCGTATCCCTCCTGGTCACCCTCCAGGTCCAGATCTTGCTAACTTGGTTTCCAGTCCGGCCCTCGCTATCGGTGCCGCTGCTGACCGTGGCCGCATGCTCCCGgccatcgtcttcatctttATCTGGGCCACCATCGTCTACGACCCGATTGCCTACTGGACCTGGAACCCCAACGGCTGGTCCTTGGTCATGGGCGGTCTCGATTTCGCCGGTGGTACCCCCGTGCACATCAGCTCCGGCGCTGCCGCTCTCGCCTACTCCTTGATGCTCGGAAAGCGTACCGGCTACAACAAGGTCAACGGCCTCCCTTACCGCCCCCACAACGTCACCCACGTGGTTCTCGGCACAGTCTTCCTCTGGGTTGGCTGGTTCGGCTTCAACGGTGGTTCCGCCCTCGCTGCCAACACCCGCGCTGTCATGGCCTGCCTCGTCACTCAGATCTCTGCCTGCGTCGGTGGCTTCACCTGGTGCTTGCTTGATTACCGCCTCGAGAAGAAGTGGTCAACCGTTGGTTTCTGCTCTGGTGTCATTGCCGGTctcgtcaccatcacccccgctGCTGGTTATGTTCCCCCCTGGTCGGCTGTCATCTTCGGTGTCTGCGGCGGTATCATCTGCAACTTTGCCACCAAGCTTAAGTTCCTGATCGGTATTGACGAGCCCCTCGATGTGTTCGCTGAGCACGGTGTTGGTGGTATTGTTGGCAACCTCCTCACTGGTATCTTTGCCGCGTAAGTCCCTTCCCCCGCTCCTCATTTTCAACATAAACTAACGCCCCCCTCCAGTGACTACATCGCCGCACTTGACGGCGCCACCGCCATTGACGGTGGCTGGGTCAACCAGAACTACATCCAGCTCGGCTACCAACTCGCCGATTCTGTCGCTGGTTTTGCCTACTCCTTTGTCATGACCTGCCTCATCTGCTTCGTCCTGAACCTCATCCCTGGCCTGTCTCTCCGTGTCAGccccgaggttgaggagatcGGTCTTGACGATGCTGAGCTCGGCGAGTTCGCGTATGATTATGTTGAGCTCAGCAGACACGTCAACGACGTTCTTGTTGGTGGCAGTGCCGCGGGCAGTGTCAAGGAATCGAACGAGACCCCTACCGAAAAGGCTTAAGCGTTCTCGTGATCAAAACCAAGTGCGACAAATTCAATAGACATTGGCATGACTGGATCGTGCAACAAGGGGGTGTATAGTGGTGAGGTGGCGGCTCAATGGGAAGAGGGGCCTGTAATATCATAGGGGATGGGCGAGGGatgtgatggatggaatgatgatgaggatgatgtgaAATATGGGATGTAttttggtttgttggtggGAAACTGTCCGAAATATGATACCTCTTTCTTTTGGATATACTCAGCGAGCGAAGGAGATACCAAGTTTATAATCTTTGAGATATATACCCGATACATATCACCATGCAGTGCGGCTTGACTTTCACTTTGTGCATAATATCTCCAGGAGGAAAATATGGCTTTCTCTATGGGTTCAGATGAACAACAAGCTCCATCTTGAAAGAGATATAACTAACAATGCCTGCCCTTTGACAGGCCGATTCAGTAAGGAACACCTTGGATTTCTGTACACCTCCAACCAAGTCTCTTCCGATTGATTTTTTTAAACGCCGGCTTTCATGTACATGCCCAGATATATGAACAGCTTCCCCCCCTCATTGCACCTTCTAGTAGAATGATTCTACCATGTGTTTTCAACCTCCTTTagagagcagcagcaaccccagcagcagcaaccacaacagcaacgacatACCCAGTCTCCCTGGCAGCACCAGCAGTAGAAACCGTCGTGCTAGtaacaccatcatcaccaccatcaccaccacctgtcTGAACAGCCCCAAGTCCCAGACTAGTAACCTCCGCCCCCGAAGGCGCAGTCTTCAAACTATGCATCAACGAGAACCCCTCACTGCACTGTCGTTGATTGGTAGCCACAGCCAAAACCGCCTGCCCCATCGCCCCGTTGTAAACGACAGTCTTgcactcctccaccgccgacTCCAGCGCACTGCCCGCATTTCGAGCCCACGAGGACCAGTTCAGCTTGTACGCTTCGTGATCAGCGGTTACAGAGGCAGGGACTGTCTGTCCGACCCAGCGGGATGTCTGCCATTGCGAGCAGAGGGTGACGATGTCGGCCGAGTTGACGGGGGTGTGCCccgcggcgggggaggatgtggctAGGTTGGCGGTGACCCagacggagaaggaggattcAAAGTAGTCTCTCAGGGGCTGGCCgtagggaggggtgggttgggcGTTGAGGATAGATTTGACTTCGTCGATGCAGGCGTCGCCCCAGGGGGCGTCAGACAAGTCGGGGGGAACCCaggtgctggtgatgatggccgtGGTGGAGTCGGCTacgctgctggggaggggagtcCTGATGGGTGTTGGAGTGtcggttgtggtgatgggttcTGTGGTGTCCTGGGCCAGGGCGAAGGCGATGGCACCGACGAGGGGAAGAGCTTTGGTGAGATGCATTTTGGAGGTGAATGATCGTCAATCGAAGTGAAGATGTGtgagtgatggtgatgcaaATTGGCATGACGGTCAAGGAAATTGGTTCTTTTGTATACGAGTCAACCCGTCACTGTCTTCTCCAAGTCTGTGGCTATGCACACATGCAGGGGCCAAGTGTAAGGAGAGACATGGTGTGAATGCGACCCTAACCTCGGCTCTCCTCAACAAAGTAACGGTAATGGGTTCAAATAAATTCGAAGGAATCCGTGGCAACATCCCATGGTTCCGTTCAGCTCCTCCGGCATCCTCAAAGATGCTTGTTC from Podospora pseudoanserina strain CBS 124.78 chromosome 2, whole genome shotgun sequence includes the following:
- the AMT1_2 gene encoding ammonium transporter Amt1 (COG:P; EggNog:ENOG503NVB7), with protein sequence MSSYKVSDYAGPTEMAHEGVNPLLEDINAPYSAGDFAWIMTCTGLVLLMVPGVGFFYSGLARRKSALALIWLSLMSIAVVGFQWFFWGYSLTFTHNTDASPFIGDLSNFGLMKVLGQPSVGSSKIPDVLFCLYQGMFAAITPALAIGAAADRGRMLPAIVFIFIWATIVYDPIAYWTWNPNGWSLVMGGLDFAGGTPVHISSGAAALAYSLMLGKRTGYNKVNGLPYRPHNVTHVVLGTVFLWVGWFGFNGGSALAANTRAVMACLVTQISACVGGFTWCLLDYRLEKKWSTVGFCSGVIAGLVTITPAAGYVPPWSAVIFGVCGGIICNFATKLKFLIGIDEPLDVFAEHGVGGIVGNLLTGIFAADYIAALDGATAIDGGWVNQNYIQLGYQLADSVAGFAYSFVMTCLICFVLNLIPGLSLRVSPEVEEIGLDDAELGEFAYDYVELSRHVNDVLVGGSAAGSVKESNETPTEKA